A genome region from Marinobacter panjinensis includes the following:
- a CDS encoding efflux RND transporter permease subunit: protein MRFTDIFVHRPVLATVVSLLILLLGARAAMEMEIRQYPELESTTVTVTTAYPGASSDLVKGFITTPLQQAIAEASGIDYLSSTSSQGLSTIEAKMVLNYDANAALAEIQAKVASQRNVLPEDAQDPVITSTTGDSTALMYIAFYSDELKVPQITDYLTRVVQPKLQALSGVGKADLLGRKFALRVWLDPERLSAVDMTPREVVDVLLRNNYQAAVGNTEGKYTKISMTTDTDVADPEQFKDLVVKESEGSLIRLRDIARVELGSETYDQLALYKGQPATYVAIELSPGANPLTVAKKVKGELPGIESQLPSGLNVRLAYDASDFIDSSIQEVIKTLLEAMVIVLVVVFLCLGSVRAAVVPSVAVPLSLIGGAFVMLMMGFSLNLLTLLSLVLAIGLVVDDAIIMVENVHRHIEEGESRFDAAINGAREMATPIIAMTTTLVAVYAPIGFMGGLVGSLFTEFAFTLAGTVVISGIVALTLSPMLSGKILKPHGNPGRFEQLVERSFNGLANGYKSALSSLMDTKSVVIFFAVVVLGSIYFMVAMSQNELAPTEDQGILFYQGTASQTSTLDYLQEHGDEVQQRMSTVPGYNEDFMILGITAPNAVFGGFKMKPWGERDISQFEAQPLLDQELKSVTGLQTAVFPRPSLPGSGGGLPFQFVITTGENYERLNEVANELQGKAMQSGNFMFLQKSIDFDRPVTQVKVDRDRVADLGLSMQEIGQTMSSMLGGGYINRFSMQGRSYQVIPQVDQQFRMDEQALNDYYIRADNGELVPLSSVISFEKTVEPSQRTQFNQQNSLTLEGVIMPGVTVGDAMAFMENAAQESFPQGFSFDYTGESRQFANQGSALMVTFFLSLLVIYLVLAAQFESWRDPFIILVSVPMSVAGAMAFIVLGFASMNIYTQVGLITLIGVVSKNGILIVEFANQLQVDRGLNKRDAVIEAAAIRLRPIIMTSVALIFAMVPLLIAVGPGAESRFAIGLTISTGLGIGTLFTIFVLPAFYILLGRDHHGSAAEQYSDDSGGSDGGRPATAH from the coding sequence ATGCGTTTCACCGATATATTCGTTCACCGCCCCGTTCTTGCCACGGTGGTCAGCCTGCTCATCCTGCTGCTGGGAGCACGGGCGGCCATGGAAATGGAAATACGCCAGTATCCGGAGCTGGAAAGCACCACGGTAACCGTTACCACGGCCTACCCCGGGGCGAGTTCAGACCTGGTCAAAGGATTCATTACCACCCCCCTGCAGCAGGCCATTGCTGAAGCCAGCGGCATTGATTACCTGAGCTCCACCAGCTCCCAGGGCCTGTCCACCATCGAAGCCAAGATGGTGCTGAACTACGACGCCAACGCAGCATTGGCCGAGATTCAAGCCAAGGTTGCCAGCCAGCGCAACGTACTTCCGGAAGACGCACAGGACCCGGTCATCACCTCCACCACCGGTGACTCTACTGCCCTGATGTATATTGCCTTTTACAGCGATGAGCTGAAGGTACCCCAGATCACCGACTACCTCACCCGAGTGGTCCAGCCCAAGCTTCAGGCGCTTTCCGGTGTCGGCAAGGCCGACCTTCTGGGGCGCAAATTTGCTCTGCGGGTCTGGCTTGACCCCGAGCGACTGTCTGCGGTGGACATGACACCCCGTGAAGTCGTGGATGTCCTGCTGCGAAACAACTACCAGGCCGCTGTGGGCAACACCGAAGGCAAGTACACCAAGATCAGCATGACCACCGACACCGATGTGGCCGACCCTGAGCAGTTCAAGGATCTGGTTGTGAAAGAGTCTGAAGGCTCCCTGATCCGTCTGCGTGACATTGCCCGGGTTGAACTGGGCTCGGAAACCTACGACCAGTTGGCGCTCTACAAAGGCCAGCCGGCAACTTACGTGGCCATTGAGCTATCTCCAGGGGCTAACCCTCTGACCGTTGCCAAAAAGGTCAAGGGCGAACTGCCCGGTATTGAGAGCCAGCTTCCGTCCGGCCTGAATGTTCGCCTGGCTTACGACGCTTCGGACTTTATCGACAGCTCCATCCAGGAAGTGATCAAGACCCTGTTAGAGGCAATGGTCATCGTGCTGGTGGTGGTGTTTCTGTGCCTTGGGTCCGTCCGCGCAGCGGTCGTGCCTTCTGTTGCGGTGCCGCTGTCACTGATTGGCGGTGCCTTTGTCATGCTGATGATGGGTTTCTCTCTCAACCTGCTGACGTTACTCTCCTTGGTTCTCGCTATCGGCCTGGTAGTGGACGATGCCATCATCATGGTGGAGAACGTTCATCGCCATATTGAGGAGGGTGAATCCCGTTTCGATGCGGCCATTAATGGTGCACGGGAAATGGCCACACCCATTATCGCCATGACCACCACGCTGGTGGCAGTCTATGCCCCTATCGGGTTTATGGGCGGCCTTGTAGGTTCCCTGTTCACTGAATTCGCATTTACCCTGGCGGGCACGGTTGTCATTTCCGGCATCGTGGCCTTGACGCTGTCCCCCATGCTGTCCGGCAAGATCCTCAAGCCCCATGGTAATCCGGGCCGGTTCGAACAGCTGGTTGAGCGCAGTTTCAATGGGCTGGCCAACGGCTACAAGAGCGCCCTCAGCTCTCTGATGGACACGAAATCAGTGGTTATATTCTTCGCCGTCGTGGTTCTGGGGTCCATTTACTTCATGGTGGCGATGAGCCAGAACGAGCTGGCGCCAACTGAAGACCAGGGCATCCTGTTCTATCAGGGAACCGCGTCACAGACATCTACCCTGGATTACCTTCAGGAACACGGTGACGAAGTGCAGCAGCGGATGTCGACGGTGCCAGGTTACAACGAAGACTTCATGATCCTCGGCATTACCGCACCCAACGCCGTATTCGGCGGCTTCAAGATGAAGCCCTGGGGCGAGCGCGACATCAGCCAGTTCGAGGCCCAGCCGTTGTTGGATCAGGAGCTGAAAAGCGTTACCGGCCTGCAAACGGCGGTATTTCCGCGCCCATCCCTGCCGGGGTCCGGCGGCGGCCTGCCATTCCAGTTCGTCATCACTACCGGTGAGAATTACGAGCGCCTTAACGAGGTTGCCAACGAACTTCAGGGCAAGGCGATGCAGAGCGGGAACTTCATGTTCCTGCAGAAATCCATTGATTTCGATCGCCCTGTCACGCAGGTGAAGGTAGATCGTGACCGGGTGGCGGACCTGGGCCTTTCCATGCAGGAAATCGGCCAGACCATGTCCAGCATGCTGGGCGGCGGTTACATTAACCGTTTCAGTATGCAGGGCCGCTCCTACCAGGTCATTCCCCAGGTAGACCAGCAGTTCCGCATGGATGAGCAGGCTCTGAACGACTACTACATTCGCGCGGACAACGGCGAACTGGTGCCACTGTCCAGTGTCATCAGCTTCGAGAAAACCGTCGAACCCTCTCAGCGGACCCAGTTCAACCAGCAGAACTCGCTCACTCTGGAGGGCGTGATAATGCCGGGCGTGACTGTGGGCGATGCCATGGCATTTATGGAAAATGCCGCCCAGGAAAGTTTCCCTCAGGGGTTCTCTTTCGACTACACCGGTGAGTCACGGCAGTTTGCCAACCAGGGCAGCGCATTGATGGTGACCTTCTTCCTGTCGCTGCTGGTAATCTATCTGGTACTGGCGGCGCAGTTCGAGAGTTGGCGCGATCCGTTCATTATCCTGGTATCGGTCCCCATGTCGGTGGCCGGTGCCATGGCGTTCATCGTGCTTGGCTTTGCCAGCATGAACATCTACACCCAGGTCGGCCTGATCACCCTGATCGGTGTGGTGTCGAAGAACGGTATCCTGATAGTGGAGTTCGCCAACCAGCTTCAAGTGGACAGAGGCCTGAACAAACGCGATGCCGTCATCGAGGCCGCAGCCATCCGCCTGCGCCCCATCATCATGACGTCAGTGGCACTGATCTTTGCCATGGTACCTCTGCTGATTGCCGTCGGCCCCGGGGCCGAGAGCCGGTTTGCCATCGGCCTGACCATCAGCACCGGCCTTGGCATCGGTACCCTGTTCACCATTTTCGTACTGCCGGCGTTTTACATACTGCTGGGCCGTGACCATCACGGCTCCGCCGCCGAGCAGTATTCTGATGACTCCGGTGGGTCAGACGGTGGCAGGCCCGCAACGGCGCACTGA
- a CDS encoding helix-turn-helix transcriptional regulator, with translation MPHTAPLLELDAYLTLNRASLGEWLAAIREISGCEDMACRLHRGGGPVGALSALESDQGFIVCIYASQGMDMTGCRTAAPVLLMPLAGGAEIARQGGCWQPLAKLTVARPEDRFHLRLPEFSRVMILRPRTDILGSLATPDADRLISACHELIDCYLRRSLFFRDHNHARQMTSELFCQLGRISRDESIPTCDCSGLDRRLLRALEQIRRDPDWDFNLKELASHAGVSERNLYYLMKREAGITPYRLYQRNRLTRVRYQLVDCQCTVPHISRYAADAGFSHLGRFAALYREHFGELPSETTQWRRNLLRVESEQAEDPLAIS, from the coding sequence ATGCCGCATACAGCACCACTACTGGAACTTGACGCCTATCTGACACTCAACCGGGCGTCGCTCGGAGAGTGGCTTGCGGCCATCCGGGAAATCTCCGGTTGTGAGGACATGGCGTGCAGATTACACCGTGGTGGTGGTCCTGTCGGGGCTTTGTCCGCCCTTGAGTCGGACCAGGGTTTCATTGTCTGCATCTATGCCAGTCAGGGCATGGATATGACCGGATGCCGCACGGCTGCCCCGGTTCTTCTGATGCCGCTGGCCGGGGGCGCCGAGATTGCGCGGCAAGGTGGCTGTTGGCAGCCACTGGCGAAGCTGACAGTTGCCCGTCCTGAAGACCGTTTTCATTTGCGGCTACCGGAATTCAGCCGGGTGATGATCCTGAGGCCGCGAACAGACATTTTGGGCAGCCTTGCGACCCCGGACGCAGACAGGCTGATATCGGCCTGTCATGAACTGATCGACTGTTACCTGCGTCGCTCGCTGTTCTTTCGGGACCACAATCACGCCAGACAAATGACCAGCGAGCTTTTTTGTCAGCTGGGCCGGATTTCACGGGATGAATCAATTCCAACGTGCGATTGTTCCGGGCTTGACCGTCGGTTACTTCGTGCCCTGGAGCAGATAAGGCGGGATCCGGATTGGGATTTCAATCTGAAGGAATTGGCCAGCCACGCTGGCGTCAGTGAACGCAATCTCTACTACCTGATGAAACGGGAAGCCGGCATAACACCCTACCGGCTCTACCAGCGCAATCGTCTGACGAGAGTACGGTACCAGTTGGTGGACTGTCAGTGCACGGTGCCGCATATTTCCCGGTATGCAGCCGACGCGGGATTTTCCCATCTTGGCCGGTTTGCTGCCCTATACCGGGAGCACTTCGGGGAATTGCCCAGCGAAACCACTCAATGGAGACGCAACTTGCTTAGGGTTGAAAGCGAGCAGGCTGAGGACCCCCTGGCCATTTCCTGA
- a CDS encoding putative bifunctional diguanylate cyclase/phosphodiesterase, translating into MQALQQQDFKALVDDHPKAIMLSTTEPRIAYVNRKFRAVTGYQTHEVIGQAPSLLSSGLHSSEFYQAMWEGLDHQGRWEGLIWNRRKNGETYPQWLMIYPVEHDDRQFYAGVFMDVSDAEASDERLASLAYYDPLTDLPNRLLFQEFLKARVSRRVQESRRFAVLYVDLDFFKSVNDLHGHDCGDRILQQSAQCIQSVLRRGDLVARLSGDEFAALIELQSDDDLESVCQRMTQIFQAPVVVDHREFFLSASVGAAVFPDHGETGSNLLQNADRAMYSAKLAGRACYRIYSAVDTEQGRYEQRLSEALIASLKTAPEEFSVVYQPQYQLDTGRVAGLEALIRWNHPEFGAVSPADFVPIAEQRGHIHELTEHLVRCILVDLPDAPGSLPEGLCLAINISARQITDNRLEGLVNPLFDRIRRIAWWPEIEITETHLMNLSVQCLNRLRIWGEEGVIVAIDDFGTGYSSLAYLHTLPVQVLKIDRQFIRRLGSKSRDSRIVSAILGIAEALDLEVVAEGIESEEQYRKLCELKCHRGQGFLMARPQSWLALNTTLIDQHQK; encoded by the coding sequence ATGCAGGCATTACAACAACAAGACTTCAAGGCATTGGTGGATGACCATCCCAAGGCGATCATGCTGTCGACAACAGAGCCGAGAATTGCTTACGTTAACCGGAAGTTTCGTGCGGTAACCGGGTATCAGACGCATGAAGTTATCGGTCAGGCGCCTTCGTTACTCAGCTCAGGGTTACATTCCTCCGAGTTCTATCAGGCTATGTGGGAGGGCCTTGACCATCAAGGACGCTGGGAAGGCCTGATCTGGAATCGGCGCAAGAATGGTGAAACCTACCCCCAATGGTTAATGATCTACCCGGTAGAGCATGACGACCGCCAGTTTTATGCGGGGGTTTTTATGGACGTCAGCGACGCTGAGGCGAGCGATGAGCGGCTGGCCTCTCTGGCTTACTATGATCCGTTGACAGACCTGCCCAACCGATTGCTGTTCCAGGAGTTCCTCAAAGCGCGGGTATCCCGGCGAGTGCAGGAAAGCCGCCGATTTGCAGTGCTGTATGTAGACCTTGATTTTTTCAAGTCAGTCAATGACCTGCACGGTCACGATTGCGGTGATCGAATCTTGCAACAGTCTGCCCAGTGTATCCAGAGTGTGCTCAGGCGCGGCGACTTGGTTGCCAGGCTTTCCGGTGACGAGTTTGCAGCCCTCATCGAACTGCAGTCGGATGACGACCTTGAGAGTGTCTGCCAGCGCATGACCCAGATCTTTCAGGCCCCGGTGGTGGTTGATCATCGGGAGTTTTTCCTGTCAGCCTCCGTTGGCGCTGCTGTTTTTCCGGACCACGGTGAAACCGGTAGTAACCTCCTGCAGAATGCGGATCGTGCCATGTATTCCGCCAAACTGGCGGGGCGTGCCTGTTATCGAATCTACAGTGCGGTGGATACCGAACAGGGGCGGTACGAACAGCGTCTCTCGGAGGCTTTGATTGCCTCTTTGAAGACAGCGCCGGAAGAATTCAGCGTTGTCTACCAGCCCCAGTATCAACTGGATACCGGACGAGTCGCCGGGCTGGAGGCGCTAATACGCTGGAATCACCCCGAATTTGGCGCGGTTTCGCCTGCTGATTTCGTTCCCATCGCGGAACAGCGGGGCCACATTCATGAGCTGACTGAACACCTGGTGCGCTGTATTCTGGTGGACTTGCCCGACGCCCCGGGCAGTTTGCCCGAGGGGCTTTGTCTCGCCATTAATATATCCGCTCGTCAGATCACTGATAACCGCCTTGAAGGTTTGGTGAACCCACTTTTTGATCGAATTCGCAGGATTGCCTGGTGGCCTGAAATCGAGATTACCGAAACCCACCTGATGAACCTGTCTGTACAGTGCCTCAATCGCCTGAGAATATGGGGCGAGGAGGGCGTGATTGTCGCCATCGATGATTTTGGCACGGGATATTCCTCGCTAGCTTATTTGCACACATTACCGGTACAGGTTCTCAAGATTGACCGGCAGTTTATCCGGCGCCTGGGAAGCAAGTCACGGGATTCCAGGATCGTTTCAGCGATTCTGGGGATTGCCGAGGCGCTTGACCTGGAAGTGGTCGCCGAGGGTATCGAAAGTGAGGAGCAGTATCGGAAACTTTGTGAATTGAAGTGCCATCGAGGCCAGGGGTTCCTGATGGCCAGACCTCAATCCTGGCTGGCGTTAAACACCACGCTTATTGATCAACATCAAAAATAG